A single region of the Pseudorhodoplanes sp. genome encodes:
- the guaD gene encoding guanine deaminase, with product MTRHALRAAALTFRSDPFLTDPAGSYTYYPDALIVIEEGRIASIADAATVQAPAGVPVSHFENALILPGFIDTHVHYPQTEMIASFGAHLLEWLEKYTYITEQKFSDRTHAGKVAHVFLRELLRAGTTTAAVYCTVHPQSVDAFFEESARFNTRMIAGKVLMDRNAPEALRDTAESGYAESKALIEKWHNKGRQLYAITPRFAGSCSEAQLDAAGLLWNEHPGTYMQTHLCETRDEIAWVQTLFPDSASYLDVYHRAKLTGPRAIFGHAVHVNEEDFAQCHQTGSALAHCPTSNLFLGSGLFRAFDAKKKSRPVRLGLGTDIGAGTSFSQLATLNEAYKVAALNDTRLSAAHAFYLATRGGAEALYLDNIIGSIQPGYEADLVVLDLKATPLLDFRSGFCRNVLEQLFVLMTLGDDRAVRATYVAGEAVYVRDRPDMFAYPGR from the coding sequence ATGACAAGACACGCCCTGCGCGCGGCCGCGCTCACCTTCCGCAGCGACCCGTTCCTGACTGATCCGGCTGGCAGTTACACTTATTATCCCGACGCGCTGATCGTGATTGAGGAGGGCCGCATCGCGTCAATCGCAGATGCGGCTACCGTGCAGGCGCCCGCGGGAGTGCCGGTATCGCATTTCGAAAATGCGCTGATCTTGCCAGGCTTCATCGACACGCATGTGCATTATCCGCAGACCGAGATGATCGCCTCCTTTGGTGCGCATCTCTTGGAATGGCTGGAAAAATACACCTACATCACTGAGCAGAAATTCAGCGACAGGACGCATGCCGGCAAGGTTGCGCATGTCTTCCTGCGCGAGTTGCTGCGCGCCGGCACGACGACGGCCGCCGTCTATTGCACCGTGCATCCGCAATCGGTTGATGCCTTCTTCGAGGAATCCGCGCGCTTCAACACCCGCATGATCGCCGGCAAGGTGCTGATGGACCGCAACGCACCGGAGGCTTTACGCGACACCGCCGAAAGCGGCTATGCGGAGTCGAAGGCGCTGATCGAGAAATGGCACAACAAGGGCCGCCAGCTTTATGCGATCACGCCGCGCTTTGCAGGTTCCTGCAGCGAGGCGCAACTCGACGCCGCCGGGCTTCTCTGGAACGAACATCCGGGCACCTATATGCAGACGCATCTCTGCGAAACCAGGGACGAAATCGCCTGGGTGCAGACGCTGTTCCCGGACAGCGCGAGTTATCTCGATGTCTATCATCGGGCGAAACTGACCGGACCGCGGGCAATCTTCGGTCATGCCGTTCACGTGAACGAGGAGGATTTCGCGCAATGCCATCAGACCGGGTCGGCGCTGGCGCATTGTCCGACGTCGAATTTGTTCCTGGGGAGCGGCCTGTTTCGCGCCTTTGATGCGAAGAAGAAAAGCCGTCCGGTCCGCCTCGGGCTCGGGACCGATATCGGGGCAGGGACCAGTTTCTCCCAACTCGCGACGTTGAATGAGGCCTACAAGGTGGCGGCGCTGAACGACACCCGGCTGTCAGCCGCGCATGCTTTCTATCTGGCGACGCGGGGCGGGGCGGAGGCGCTATATCTCGACAATATCATCGGTTCGATCCAGCCGGGATACGAGGCGGATCTGGTGGTGCTGGATCTCAAGGCGACGCCGTTGCTCGATTTCCGCAGCGGCTTCTGCCGCAATGTATTGGAGCAGCTATTCGTGCTGATGACCCTTGGGGACGACCGGGCCGTGCGCGCCACCTATGTCGCGGGTGAGGCGGTCTATGTTCGCGACCGGCCGGACATGTTCGCCTATCCGGGAAGGTGA
- the rpoC gene encoding DNA-directed RNA polymerase subunit beta' has protein sequence MNQEIMNLFSAQAPAQVFDQIRISIASPEKILSWSYGEIKKPETINYRTFKPERDGLFCARIFGPIKDYECLCGKYKRMKYKGIICEKCSVEVTLSRVRRERMGHIELAAPVAHIWFLKSLPSRIGLLLDMTLKDLERILYFEYYVVLEPGLTPLQDRQLLSEDDYLKAQEEYGADSFTAAIGAEAIREMLKAMDLEKLAADLRVEIAESTSELKPKKLAKRLKLIEAFIQSGNKPEWMILTHVPVIPPDLRPLVPLDGGRFATSDLNDLYRRVINRNNRLKRLIELRAPDIIIRNEKRMLQEAVDALFDNGRRGRVITGANKRPLKSLADMLKGKQGRFRQNLLGKRVDYSGRSVIVVGPELKLHQCGLPKKMALELFKPFIYSRLDAKGLSTTVKQAKKLVEKEKPEVWDILDEVIREHPVLLNRAPTLHRLGIQAFEPVLIEGKAIQLHPLVCAAFNADFDGDQMAVHVPLSLEAQLEARVLMMSTNNILHPANGQPIIVPSQDIVLGLYYLSLFSEGQPGEGKLFGNIAEIEHALSQKVVTLHSKIKYRWVGEDADGKPVSKLYDTTPGRVLLGQVLPKSSKVSFDVVNKLMTKREISNMIDTVYRHCGQKDTVIFCDRVMALGFHHAFKAGISFGKDDMVVPQKKWGIVDKTRELAKEFEQQYNDGLITQGEKYNKVVDAWSKCSEQIAEEMMREISQPKKMADGQEAQVNSIYMMAHSGARGSPAQMRQLAGMRGLMAKPDGSIIESPIISNFKEGLTVLEYFNSTHGARKGLADTALKTANSGYLTRRLVDVAQDCIITTEDCGTKNGIKVRAIIDAGTVVASLGSRILGRTTAEDVKDASSGKVIAKKGTLLEEKEVDAITKAGVQEVRIRSVLTCETPTGVCCACYGRDLARGTPVNMGEAVGVIAAQSIGEPGTQLTMRTFHIGGAAQINEQSFIESNFEGTIKLKSKDKQLKPTAKNSEGDLVVMSRSVTLAVVDPDGTERATHRLPYGARLRVEEGDKVKRGQRLAEWDPYTRPIITEVDGVVDFEDLVEGQSVAETQDESTGITKRVVTDWRTSSRAADLRPSIVIKDKDGKILKLARGGDARYALAIDAILSVDTGAQVKAGDIIARIPTESAKTRDITGGLPRVAELFEARRPKESAVIAEITGTVRFGRDYKNKRRISIEPTEKDVEPAEYLIPKGKHIHLQDGDVIEKGDYIVDGNPAPHDILAIKGVEELAAYLVNEIQEVYRLQGVLINDKHIEVIVRQMLQKVEIDDVGETDLINGDQMDKVELDEINATAIAEGKKPATGHPVLLGITKASLQTRSFISAASFQETTRVLTEAAVNGKSDTLDGLKENVIVGRLIPAGTGSVMNQLREVAGKRDKLILDEREKDAAKAGQLTPALPAAE, from the coding sequence ATGAACCAAGAAATCATGAATCTGTTCAGCGCGCAGGCGCCGGCTCAGGTCTTCGACCAGATCCGGATTTCGATCGCGAGCCCGGAAAAGATTCTGTCCTGGTCCTACGGCGAAATCAAAAAGCCGGAAACCATCAACTACCGCACCTTCAAGCCGGAGCGCGACGGCCTGTTCTGCGCGCGCATCTTCGGCCCGATCAAGGACTACGAGTGCTTGTGCGGCAAGTACAAGCGCATGAAGTACAAGGGCATCATCTGCGAGAAATGCTCGGTCGAGGTCACTCTGTCGCGCGTGCGGCGCGAGCGCATGGGCCATATCGAGCTCGCCGCGCCCGTCGCTCACATCTGGTTCCTGAAGTCGCTGCCGAGCCGCATTGGTTTGCTGCTCGACATGACTTTGAAAGACCTCGAGCGGATTCTGTACTTTGAATATTACGTCGTGCTGGAGCCGGGCCTGACCCCGCTGCAGGATCGTCAGTTGCTGTCCGAAGACGATTACTTGAAGGCGCAGGAAGAATACGGCGCCGACAGCTTCACTGCGGCGATCGGCGCGGAAGCGATCCGCGAGATGCTCAAGGCGATGGACCTGGAGAAGCTCGCTGCCGACCTGCGTGTCGAGATCGCGGAATCGACATCTGAGCTGAAGCCGAAGAAGCTCGCCAAGCGTCTGAAGCTGATTGAGGCCTTCATCCAGTCCGGCAACAAGCCGGAATGGATGATCCTGACGCATGTTCCGGTCATTCCGCCGGATCTGCGTCCGCTGGTTCCGCTTGACGGCGGTCGCTTCGCGACCTCCGACCTGAACGATCTCTATCGCCGTGTCATCAACCGCAACAACCGCCTGAAGCGGCTGATCGAACTGCGTGCGCCGGACATCATCATCCGCAACGAGAAGCGCATGCTGCAGGAAGCGGTCGATGCTCTGTTCGACAACGGCCGCCGCGGCCGCGTCATCACCGGCGCCAACAAGCGGCCGCTGAAGTCGCTCGCCGATATGCTCAAGGGCAAGCAGGGCCGGTTCCGCCAGAACCTGCTCGGCAAGCGCGTCGACTATTCCGGCCGCTCGGTGATCGTGGTGGGCCCCGAGCTCAAGCTGCACCAGTGCGGCCTGCCGAAGAAGATGGCGCTCGAACTGTTCAAGCCGTTCATCTATTCGCGGCTCGACGCCAAGGGCCTGTCCACCACCGTGAAGCAGGCGAAGAAGCTCGTCGAGAAGGAGAAGCCTGAAGTCTGGGATATCCTCGACGAAGTCATTCGCGAGCATCCGGTGCTGCTCAACCGCGCGCCGACCTTGCACCGTCTTGGCATCCAGGCTTTCGAGCCGGTGCTGATCGAGGGCAAGGCGATCCAGCTGCATCCGCTGGTTTGCGCCGCCTTCAACGCCGACTTCGACGGCGACCAGATGGCCGTGCACGTTCCGTTGTCACTGGAAGCGCAGCTCGAAGCCCGCGTCTTGATGATGTCGACCAACAACATCCTGCATCCGGCCAATGGTCAGCCGATCATCGTGCCGTCGCAGGATATCGTCCTCGGTCTGTACTATCTGTCGCTGTTCAGCGAAGGGCAGCCGGGCGAGGGTAAGCTGTTCGGCAACATCGCCGAGATCGAGCATGCGCTGTCGCAGAAAGTCGTCACGCTGCATTCCAAGATCAAGTATCGCTGGGTCGGCGAGGACGCGGACGGCAAGCCCGTCTCGAAGCTTTATGACACGACGCCTGGCCGGGTGCTTCTCGGGCAGGTGCTGCCGAAGTCGTCGAAGGTGTCCTTCGACGTCGTCAACAAGCTGATGACCAAGCGCGAAATCTCGAACATGATCGACACCGTCTACCGCCATTGCGGTCAGAAGGACACGGTCATTTTCTGTGACCGCGTCATGGCGCTCGGCTTCCACCACGCCTTCAAGGCCGGCATCTCGTTCGGCAAGGACGACATGGTGGTGCCGCAGAAGAAGTGGGGCATCGTCGACAAGACGCGCGAACTCGCCAAAGAGTTCGAGCAGCAATACAACGACGGTCTGATCACCCAGGGCGAGAAGTACAACAAGGTCGTCGACGCCTGGTCCAAATGCTCCGAGCAGATCGCCGAAGAGATGATGCGCGAGATCTCGCAGCCGAAGAAGATGGCGGACGGCCAGGAAGCCCAGGTCAACTCCATCTACATGATGGCTCACTCCGGCGCGCGCGGCTCGCCCGCCCAGATGCGTCAGCTCGCGGGCATGCGCGGGCTGATGGCGAAGCCGGACGGCTCGATCATCGAGAGCCCGATCATTTCGAACTTCAAGGAAGGCCTGACCGTGCTCGAGTACTTCAACTCGACCCACGGCGCCCGCAAGGGTCTGGCCGACACCGCCTTGAAGACCGCGAACTCGGGTTATCTGACGCGGCGTCTGGTCGACGTCGCGCAGGACTGCATCATCACGACAGAAGATTGCGGCACCAAGAACGGCATCAAGGTGCGCGCCATCATCGATGCAGGCACTGTCGTGGCCTCGCTCGGCAGCCGTATTCTGGGCCGCACCACGGCCGAGGACGTGAAGGATGCTTCCAGCGGCAAGGTCATCGCCAAGAAGGGCACCTTGCTTGAAGAGAAGGAAGTCGACGCGATCACCAAGGCGGGTGTGCAGGAAGTGCGCATCCGTTCGGTGCTCACCTGCGAAACGCCCACCGGCGTCTGCTGCGCTTGCTACGGGCGCGATCTTGCCCGCGGCACACCGGTCAATATGGGCGAGGCGGTCGGCGTCATCGCGGCGCAGTCGATCGGTGAGCCGGGCACCCAGCTCACGATGCGCACTTTCCACATCGGCGGCGCGGCGCAGATCAATGAGCAGTCCTTCATCGAGTCGAACTTCGAAGGCACGATCAAGCTCAAGTCCAAGGACAAGCAGCTCAAGCCGACGGCGAAGAACTCGGAAGGCGATCTCGTGGTGATGAGCCGCAGCGTCACGCTGGCGGTCGTCGATCCCGACGGCACCGAGCGGGCGACCCATCGTCTGCCTTACGGCGCGCGCCTGCGCGTCGAGGAGGGCGACAAGGTCAAGCGCGGCCAGCGTCTGGCGGAGTGGGATCCCTATACCCGTCCGATCATCACCGAGGTCGACGGCGTCGTCGATTTCGAGGATCTGGTCGAAGGCCAGTCGGTCGCGGAAACGCAGGACGAATCCACTGGTATCACGAAGCGCGTGGTCACCGACTGGCGCACGTCGAGCCGGGCTGCTGATCTGCGTCCCTCGATCGTGATCAAGGATAAGGACGGCAAGATCCTGAAACTGGCGCGCGGCGGCGATGCCCGTTACGCGCTGGCGATCGACGCGATCTTGTCGGTGGACACCGGCGCCCAGGTCAAGGCGGGCGACATCATTGCCCGTATCCCGACCGAAAGCGCCAAGACGCGCGACATCACCGGCGGTCTGCCGCGTGTTGCGGAGCTCTTCGAAGCGCGGCGTCCGAAGGAATCCGCGGTCATCGCGGAAATCACCGGCACCGTCCGCTTCGGCCGCGACTACAAGAACAAGCGGCGGATCTCGATCGAGCCGACCGAGAAGGATGTCGAGCCGGCGGAATACCTCATTCCGAAGGGCAAGCACATCCATCTGCAGGATGGCGACGTGATCGAGAAGGGCGATTACATCGTCGACGGCAATCCGGCCCCGCACGACATTCTGGCGATCAAGGGCGTCGAGGAACTCGCCGCCTACCTGGTCAACGAAATCCAGGAGGTCTACCGGTTGCAGGGTGTGTTGATCAACGACAAGCACATCGAGGTGATCGTTCGTCAGATGCTGCAGAAGGTCGAGATCGACGATGTCGGTGAGACCGATCTCATCAACGGCGACCAGATGGACAAGGTCGAACTCGATGAGATCAACGCCACGGCGATTGCCGAGGGCAAGAAGCCGGCCACCGGTCACCCGGTACTGCTCGGCATCACCAAGGCCTCGCTGCAGACCCGCTCGTTCATCTCGGCGGCGTCGTTCCAGGAGACTACGCGCGTGCTCACCGAAGCGGCCGTCAATGGCAAGTCGGACACGCTCGACGGCCTCAAGGAGAATGTCATCGTCGGCCGTCTCATCCCGGCGGGAACGGGTTCGGTCATGAACCAGCTGCGCGAGGTTGCCGGCAAGCGCGACAAGCTCATTCTCGACGAGCGCGAGAAGGATGCCGCGAAGGCCGGACAGCTTACGCCTGCTCTGCCGGCGGCCGAATAG
- the rpoB gene encoding DNA-directed RNA polymerase subunit beta, whose amino-acid sequence MAQTFTGRKRVRKFFGKIQEVAEMPNLIEVQKASYDQFLLVQEPEGGRPDEGLQAVFKSVFPISDFSGSSMLEFVKYEFEAPKYDVDECRQRGMTYAAPLKVTLRLIVFDVDEETGAKSVKDIKEQDVYMGDIPLMTNNGTFIVNGTERVIVSQMHRSPGVFFDHDKGKTHSSGKLLFAARIIPYRGSWLDIEFDAKDIVHARIDRRRKIPVTSLLYALGMDAEEILKTFYDTISYKRAKDGWRVPFNSDRMKGYKAINDLVDADTGKVVVEAGKKITVRQARQLAEKGLKALRMADEELLGHYIGEDLVNPKTGEIYIEAGEEITEKTLETINEIGLKELPILDIDHINVGAYIRNTLSVDKNMTREDALFDIYRVMRPGEPPTLDTAQAMFQSLFFDADRYDLSAVGRVKMNMRLDLDAPDTTRILRKEDILAVVKTLVDLRDGKGEIDDIDNLGNRRVRSVGELMENQYRIGLLRMERAIKERMSSVDIDTVMPQDLINAKPAAAAVREFFGSSQLSQFMDQTNPLSEITHKRRLSALGPGGLTRERAGFEVRDVHPTHYGRICPIETPEGPNIGLINSLATYARVNKYGFVETPYRKVKDGRVTDEVVYLSAMEEARYTVAQANVPIDSKGRFTEDFIVCRHAGDVLPVPRDKVDYMDVSPKQLVSVAAALIPFLENDDANRALMGSNMQRQAVPLVRAEAPFVGTGMEGVVARDSGAAIGARRTGIVDQIDATRIVIRATEDLDPTKSGVDIYRLMKFQRSNQNTCINQRPLVKVGDHVKKGDIIADGPSTELGELALGRNVLVAFMPWNGYNFEDSILLSERIVSDDVFTSIHIEEFEVSARDTKLGPEEITRDIPNVSEEALKNLDEAGIVYIGAEVRAGDILCGKITPKGESPMTPEEKLLRAIFGEKASDVRDTSLRVPPGVQGTVVEVRVFNRHGVDKDERALAIEREEIERLAKDRDDEQAILDRNVYGRLAEMLEGRQGIAGPKGFKKDTKITRAILDEYPRSQWWQFASPNDKLMSEIEAIRKQYDESKKGLEQRFLDKVEKLQRGDELPPGVMKMVKVFVAVKRKIQPGDKMAGRHGNKGVVSKIVPVEDMPFLADGQQVDIVLNPLGVPSRMNVGQILETHLGWACAGLGKRIGQAVNAYRAKHDTKPLKETLKKIYGEDETIKSLSDEGLIELGQNLQHGVPIATPVFDGAKEADIEQMLDLAGMDHSGQSVVFDGRTGEQFDRKVTVGYIYMLKLHHLVDDKIHARSIGPYSLVTQQPLGGKAQFGGQRFGEMEVWALEAYGAAYTLQEMLTVKSDDVAGRTKVYEAIVRGDDTFEAGIPESFNVLVKEMRSLGLNVDLHNSKQQRPGELPEAAE is encoded by the coding sequence ATGGCGCAGACATTCACCGGTCGCAAGCGCGTAAGAAAGTTTTTCGGAAAAATTCAGGAAGTGGCGGAGATGCCGAACCTCATTGAGGTTCAGAAGGCATCCTATGACCAATTCCTCCTGGTGCAGGAGCCGGAAGGCGGCCGCCCCGACGAGGGTCTGCAGGCTGTCTTCAAGTCGGTGTTCCCGATTTCGGATTTCTCCGGCTCGTCCATGCTCGAATTCGTCAAATACGAATTTGAAGCGCCGAAATACGACGTCGATGAATGCCGCCAGCGCGGCATGACCTACGCAGCGCCGCTGAAGGTGACGCTGCGCCTGATCGTCTTCGATGTCGATGAGGAAACCGGCGCCAAATCGGTGAAGGACATCAAGGAGCAGGACGTTTACATGGGCGACATCCCGCTCATGACGAATAACGGCACCTTCATCGTCAACGGCACTGAGCGCGTCATCGTTTCGCAGATGCATCGCTCACCCGGCGTGTTCTTCGATCACGACAAGGGCAAGACGCATTCGTCCGGCAAGCTGTTGTTTGCTGCTCGCATCATTCCGTATCGCGGCTCCTGGCTCGACATCGAGTTCGACGCCAAGGACATCGTGCATGCGCGCATCGATCGTCGCCGCAAAATCCCGGTGACCTCGCTGCTCTACGCGCTCGGCATGGATGCAGAGGAAATCCTCAAGACCTTCTACGACACGATCTCCTACAAGCGCGCGAAGGATGGCTGGCGCGTGCCGTTCAATTCCGACCGGATGAAGGGCTACAAGGCGATCAACGATCTGGTCGACGCCGACACCGGCAAGGTGGTGGTCGAGGCCGGCAAAAAGATCACCGTGCGTCAGGCCCGCCAGCTCGCCGAGAAGGGCCTCAAGGCGTTGCGCATGGCCGATGAGGAATTGCTCGGTCATTATATCGGCGAGGACCTGGTCAATCCGAAGACCGGCGAAATCTATATCGAAGCCGGCGAAGAGATCACCGAGAAAACGCTGGAGACGATCAACGAGATCGGCCTGAAAGAGCTGCCGATTCTCGACATCGACCACATCAATGTCGGCGCCTATATCCGCAACACGCTGTCGGTCGACAAGAACATGACGCGTGAAGACGCGCTGTTCGACATCTACCGCGTGATGCGTCCGGGCGAGCCGCCCACGCTCGACACCGCGCAGGCAATGTTCCAGTCGCTGTTCTTCGATGCCGACCGCTACGATCTCTCGGCCGTCGGTCGCGTGAAGATGAACATGCGTCTCGACCTCGACGCGCCGGACACGACCCGCATCCTCCGCAAGGAAGACATCCTCGCTGTGGTGAAGACGCTGGTCGACCTGCGTGACGGCAAGGGCGAGATCGACGACATCGACAATCTCGGCAACCGCCGCGTCCGTTCGGTCGGCGAGCTGATGGAGAACCAGTACCGCATCGGCCTCTTGCGCATGGAGCGCGCGATCAAGGAGCGCATGTCGTCGGTCGACATCGACACCGTCATGCCGCAGGACCTGATCAACGCCAAGCCGGCGGCCGCCGCCGTGCGCGAGTTCTTTGGCTCCTCGCAGCTCTCGCAGTTCATGGACCAGACCAATCCGCTCTCCGAGATCACGCACAAGCGGCGTCTCTCGGCGCTCGGACCTGGTGGTCTCACCCGCGAGCGCGCCGGCTTCGAGGTGCGCGACGTGCATCCGACGCATTACGGCCGCATCTGCCCGATCGAGACCCCGGAAGGTCCGAATATCGGTCTGATCAACTCGCTCGCGACCTATGCGCGGGTGAACAAATACGGCTTCGTGGAAACGCCTTATCGCAAGGTGAAGGACGGCCGCGTCACCGACGAGGTGGTCTACCTCTCGGCGATGGAAGAGGCGCGCTACACCGTCGCGCAGGCGAACGTGCCGATCGACAGCAAGGGCCGCTTCACGGAAGACTTCATCGTCTGCCGTCACGCCGGCGACGTGCTGCCGGTTCCGCGCGACAAGGTGGACTACATGGACGTGTCGCCGAAACAGCTCGTTTCGGTGGCGGCGGCGCTCATTCCGTTCCTTGAGAACGACGACGCCAACCGCGCGCTTATGGGTTCGAACATGCAGCGCCAAGCGGTGCCGCTGGTCCGCGCCGAGGCGCCATTCGTCGGTACAGGCATGGAAGGCGTGGTGGCGCGCGACTCGGGTGCCGCGATCGGCGCCCGCCGCACCGGCATCGTCGACCAGATCGACGCGACCCGTATCGTCATCCGCGCGACGGAAGATCTCGACCCGACCAAGTCCGGCGTCGACATCTACCGTCTGATGAAGTTCCAGCGCTCCAACCAGAATACCTGCATCAACCAGCGTCCGCTGGTGAAGGTGGGCGATCACGTGAAGAAGGGCGACATCATTGCCGACGGTCCCTCGACCGAACTCGGCGAGCTGGCGCTCGGAAGGAACGTGCTCGTCGCGTTCATGCCGTGGAACGGCTACAATTTTGAGGACTCGATCCTGCTCTCCGAGCGGATCGTGAGCGACGACGTCTTCACCTCGATCCATATCGAGGAGTTCGAAGTCTCTGCCCGCGACACCAAGCTTGGACCGGAGGAAATCACCCGCGACATTCCGAACGTCTCCGAAGAGGCGCTGAAGAATCTCGACGAAGCGGGCATCGTCTATATCGGCGCGGAAGTCCGTGCCGGCGACATCCTCTGCGGCAAGATCACGCCGAAGGGCGAAAGCCCGATGACGCCGGAAGAGAAGCTTCTGCGCGCCATTTTCGGCGAGAAGGCCTCGGACGTGCGCGACACCTCACTGCGGGTGCCGCCCGGCGTGCAGGGCACGGTCGTGGAAGTGCGCGTGTTCAACCGTCACGGCGTCGACAAGGATGAGCGTGCGCTCGCGATCGAGCGCGAGGAGATCGAACGCCTCGCGAAAGACCGTGACGACGAACAGGCGATCCTCGATCGCAACGTCTATGGCCGTCTGGCTGAAATGCTGGAAGGCCGTCAGGGCATTGCCGGTCCGAAGGGCTTCAAGAAGGACACCAAGATCACCCGCGCGATACTGGATGAATATCCGCGCTCGCAATGGTGGCAGTTCGCCTCGCCCAACGACAAGCTGATGTCGGAGATCGAGGCGATCCGCAAGCAATACGACGAGTCGAAGAAGGGGCTTGAACAGCGTTTCCTCGACAAGGTGGAGAAGCTACAGCGCGGTGACGAATTGCCGCCCGGCGTGATGAAGATGGTCAAGGTCTTCGTCGCGGTGAAGCGCAAGATCCAGCCCGGCGACAAGATGGCCGGCCGGCACGGCAACAAGGGCGTGGTGTCCAAGATCGTTCCGGTCGAGGACATGCCGTTCCTGGCCGACGGCCAGCAGGTCGACATCGTGCTCAATCCGCTCGGCGTGCCGAGCCGCATGAATGTCGGTCAGATTCTTGAGACGCATCTTGGCTGGGCCTGCGCGGGCCTTGGCAAGCGCATCGGCCAGGCGGTGAACGCCTATCGCGCCAAGCACGACACCAAGCCGCTGAAGGAGACGCTGAAGAAGATCTACGGCGAGGACGAGACGATCAAGTCGCTGAGCGACGAGGGTCTGATCGAACTCGGCCAGAATCTCCAGCACGGTGTGCCGATCGCGACGCCGGTCTTCGACGGCGCCAAGGAAGCCGACATCGAGCAGATGCTCGACCTTGCCGGAATGGATCATTCCGGCCAGTCCGTCGTCTTCGATGGGCGCACCGGCGAGCAGTTCGACCGCAAGGTGACGGTGGGCTACATCTACATGCTCAAGCTGCACCACCTCGTGGACGACAAGATCCACGCCCGCTCGATCGGCCCGTACTCGCTCGTCACCCAGCAGCCGCTGGGCGGCAAGGCGCAGTTCGGCGGCCAGCGCTTCGGCGAAATGGAGGTTTGGGCGCTCGAGGCTTATGGAGCCGCGTATACCCTGCAGGAAATGCTGACGGTGAAGTCCGACGACGTCGCCGGCCGCACCAAGGTCTACGAGGCGATCGTGCGCGGCGACGACACCTTCGAAGCAGGTATCCCGGAAAGCTTCAACGTGCTGGTCAAGGAAATGCGCTCGCTCGGCCTCAATGTCGACTTGCACAATTCCAAGCAGCAGCGTCCGGGCGAGTTGCCGGAAGCGGCCGAGTAA
- the rplJ gene encoding 50S ribosomal protein L10, whose protein sequence is MNRTEKAESVAALKEVFQTSSVVVVAHYSGLTVAQLQTLRRQMRQAGASVKVAKNRLAKIALEGSDVATIASLLKGPTLIAYSGDPVSAPKVAVDFAKANEQFVILGGAMGKTSLDLNGVKQLASLPSLDELRAKLVGLIQAPATKLAQLANAPAGKLARVIQAHANKNAA, encoded by the coding sequence GTGAATCGAACGGAAAAAGCGGAGTCCGTCGCCGCGCTCAAGGAAGTCTTCCAGACTTCCAGCGTTGTCGTCGTGGCTCACTATTCCGGCCTCACGGTCGCCCAACTGCAGACTCTGCGCAGGCAGATGCGGCAGGCCGGCGCATCCGTAAAGGTCGCGAAGAACCGTCTCGCCAAAATCGCTCTTGAAGGCTCGGACGTTGCCACCATTGCGTCGCTCCTGAAGGGACCGACGCTGATCGCCTATTCGGGCGATCCGGTGTCGGCGCCGAAGGTCGCTGTCGATTTCGCCAAGGCGAACGAGCAGTTCGTCATTCTCGGCGGAGCGATGGGCAAGACCAGTCTGGATCTGAACGGCGTGAAGCAGCTCGCTTCGCTGCCGTCTCTGGACGAACTGCGTGCGAAGCTCGTCGGCCTTATTCAGGCCCCGGCGACCAAGCTCGCGCAGCTCGCCAACGCGCCGGCCGGCAAGCTAGCCCGCGTCATCCAGGCTCATGCCAACAAGAACGCAGCGTGA
- the rplL gene encoding 50S ribosomal protein L7/L12 — MADLQKIVDDLSSLTVLEAADLAKMLEEKWGVSAAAAVAVAAAPGAAGGAAAAAEEKTEFTVVLAAAGDKKIEVIKEVRALTGLGLKEAKDLVEGAPKTLKEGAPKDEAEKIKATLEKVGAKVELK, encoded by the coding sequence ATGGCTGACTTGCAGAAAATCGTCGACGATCTGTCGAGCCTGACCGTCCTCGAGGCGGCAGACCTCGCCAAGATGCTGGAAGAGAAGTGGGGCGTCTCCGCCGCCGCTGCCGTGGCTGTGGCAGCGGCGCCGGGTGCGGCTGGTGGCGCCGCCGCCGCTGCGGAAGAGAAGACCGAATTCACCGTCGTTCTGGCCGCTGCCGGCGACAAGAAGATCGAGGTGATCAAGGAAGTGCGTGCGCTCACCGGTCTTGGCCTGAAGGAAGCCAAGGACTTGGTCGAGGGTGCGCCGAAGACCCTCAAGGAAGGCGCTCCGAAGGACGAGGCCGAGAAGATCAAGGCCACGCTCGAGAAGGTCGGAGCAAAGGTTGAGCTTAAGTAA